The DNA window TTTCCGATGCAAAGCGTTATGCTACGGGAGATTGGCCCATCGGGCAACCCGCGTTCTTCGTGCGGACGGCGGGGCAAAACCGGTTTTTTATGAGGAGGCCAGGAATGCAGGAGATTGAGGGTTTTGGATCCGTCAGTCTGCCTTCCTGGCTTCATGGGTTCCTCATGAACCCTCGTTTCGGTTGAACTGTTTCACTGTCCGATTGGGCTTCGGAAGATCACGATACATGATTCTCTCTGCCGTCGAATCGCCTGCTCGTTCGCAGCATCCAGCGCCGTCCGCATGGCAAAACGCAATGAAGGAGGCGGTGCGGGATCCGCGGGAGTTGTGTCGGCTGTTGGGGCTGCCCGACGAGTTTGTTCGGCCGGCGATTCGCGCAGCGCGGTTGTTTCCGCTCTTTGCCCCGCGGAGCTATATCGAGCGCATCGAGCCGGGCAATCCGCACGATCCACTCTTGCGACAGATTCTTCCGCTTGAGGCGGAGGAGTATTCTCCCGCCGGCTTTACGGACGACCCGGTCGGCGACCTGGCCGCCGCGAAAGCGCCGGGATTGCTCCATAAGTATCACGGCCGCGTGCTGCTGGTGACGACTGGGGCCTGCGCCGTACATTGCCGCTACTGTTTTCGGCGGCACTTTCCGTACGAGCAATCGCCCCCGTCCGCCGCGGCTTGGAGCGAGTCGATTCGTGTGGTTGCCGCCGATGAGAGCATTCGCGAGGTGATCCTGAGCGGCGGCGATCCGCTGACCGTTGTTGACCCGCTGCTCGCCGAGTTGGCCGAACGGCTCGCGGCGATTCCGCACGTTGCCCGGCTGCGGATTCATACGCGGCTGCCGATCATGATCCCCGAGCGAATCAACGACGATCTGTTAGACTGGCTCCGCGGCACTCGCTTAACGCCGATCGTAGTGATTCACGCCAATCATCCGGCCGAGCTGCAAGGAACCGCCGCCGACGCCGTCGGCCGGTTGGTCGATGCAGGAATCCCGGTGCTGAATCAGTCGGTGCTGCTCCGCGGAGTGAACGACGATCTGGAAACGCTGGTCGCGCTGTCGGAACGGCTCGTCGATCTGCGGGCGATGCCGTACTATTTACATCAACTTGACCGAGTCACGGGGGCAGCGCATTTCGAGGTGCCGATCGCCCGCGGCTTGGAACTCATGGAAGGCCTCCGCGCTCGGCTCCCTGGTTATGCCGTGCCGCGCTATGTGCAAGAACAGGCCGGCTGGCCGCATAAGATACCGCTAAAATGAAAGTTCTCATCGGCGTTGACGGTTCCTCTGGTAGCTTCGAAGCGACGGCCTTGGCGAGTCAGTTGCTTTCGCCGGCCAAAGACCAGATTGCTTTCTACTACGCCCAAGCCGAGCTTCCGCAATTCGGAGCAGATAAGCCCGAGCTGCGAAAAGCGCTGGCCGAAGCCCTCTTGACTAAAGCCCGTGAACACTTGCCGGAAGGGTTTCGCGCGAAAGTAGAAACGGTCATCGGCGTGCAGCGGCCGGACCACGGGCTCGTGGTCGCGGCGCAGCGATGGCGGGCCGATTTGATCGTTGTCGGCGCTCGCGGACTCGGACCGATTCAGCGCGTGCTGCTAGGGAGCGTGTCGCAATCGGTCGTGCATGGCGCCGGCGTGCCGGTGCTCGTCGTGCGGCATGGCGTGCTGAGGCATGGTACATCGCTCAAGTTGCTATTGGGCTTCGACTCGGCGAACGCGGAAATGCAGGCCGACGTGCTGAGCGAATTCACCTGGCCCGCGGAAGCGAGCGGATGCGTGGCGGCTGTCGTCGAGACGATGCTTGCCAGTCCATTGCCGGATTGGCTCGAGCAGCAAGCCCGCGATGCCGAGAGCGAAGTGCTGGCCCAGGCTTGGGTTCGCAAGCATGAACATGAACTGGAATCGAGACGAAATCAACTGGCTGCCTATCAGCAGCAACTCCCGGCGCCGTTCCAAAAAACGCCGCCCCTGGTCATCGAAGGGCATCCGGCCGAGGAGATTCTGAAGTTCATCGACAGCGAATCGATCGACCTCGTGATCATCGGCCGCACCGTCTCCGGAGCCATGAAGCGGATGCTGATGGGCAGCACCTCGATCAAGGTCCTCACGCACGCTCCCTGCTCCGTGCTGGTCATTCCGCCGCTGGAAAGGCCGTAGGCGGGAATGACGAATGTCGAAACGGATCGGCAATGCTTGGGTAGGCCTCTCGACCTGGAACGGCGAAATCGGAGCGTAATGACAAATACCGAAACGGTTCGCGTCTTTTGCGAGATGGATGATCGACCTCCGCGAACGCATCCTGGAAGGATGCCAGCCATTAGCCGGCGGTCGAGGCCGCAGGCCGATACCGCCGGTTTCGAGCGGCGCCGAGTGGTCCGACCCTGGCAGGGGTCGCAGCGCTCTGGCACCCTTTCGGGGTGCTACGGTTTTCGATCAATCTTGACCGGGGGTATCAGTCTGACGGCCTCGACCCCCGGCTAATGGCTTGGAACCCTGCCGGGTTCTCAGAAACCGCCATTCCTACTTGCTGAATCGACATTGCCGCAAGACCGGCCGCCAAAAGGCAGCCGGTCTTTTTATGCGCCTTGTGCTAGAATGGCCCGCATGGCCTCCCCCGCTCCACACCGACGCTTCCAATTCAGCCCGATCCGATGACAGGGCCCGACTGCGAATTCTGTCGCAAGGAACTCACGCCAGAGCAATCTCTCGCGTCGATCATTTGCCTGCGCTTTCTACGGCTCGACCGGCGGCTGGCGGGGAATCGCAAGAATGTGAAGCCGGCAGGTCCGCTCTGTCCCGCCTGCTTGAAACGGCTGAAGGATTTGGGAGGCGAGCCGCGTTGCTAGCCGTGTGGGAGCGGCGACCGCCACGATCCAAGGACGCCACCAAAAGTTGCACGTGGTTCAACACTTGTAGCTTGCGTTGTATGATAGAAGAAACGTGCGGAGCTAGTTCTTCATGAAAACTCTAAGTATTCCCCTCCGGGTAGTCCTCTATCGAGATGACGGCGATTGGATCGCCCATTGTTTGGAGATCGACGTCTGCGGCGATGGTCCGAGCAAGGAGCAGGCGCTGGCCTTGATGACGACTGCCATTCAGATTCAAATCGAACAGTCACTTAAGCACCGAAATCCCCAAAACCTCTGCCCTTTATGAAACATGGCATCACGGCGGCTTCGCGAGCCGCGATTGTCCTTCTTTCATTCGCTCTCGCTGCACCCCTCTGCGCCGCCGATTGGCCGCAATGGCGCGGGCCGGAAGGGAATGGGGTGAGCCGCGAGCGGAATCTGCCGATCAATTGGAATTCAGAACGCGGCATTCTGTGGAAGACCGAGCTGCCGGAGTGGGGCGACAGCACGCCGGCCATCTGGGGCGATGCGATCTTCGTCACTTCGCACCACGACGACAATCTGCTGCTGCTGCGTATCGACAAGGCCAAGGGCAAGATCATCTGGACGCGCACCGTCGGCACCGGCACCGTCAAGCGGGCGCCGATCAAGCCGAAAGGCCCCGACGAACGCCGCGAGCAGAAGTTCCATAACTTGCAGAACCTGGCCAGCCCC is part of the Pirellulales bacterium genome and encodes:
- a CDS encoding universal stress protein encodes the protein MKVLIGVDGSSGSFEATALASQLLSPAKDQIAFYYAQAELPQFGADKPELRKALAEALLTKAREHLPEGFRAKVETVIGVQRPDHGLVVAAQRWRADLIVVGARGLGPIQRVLLGSVSQSVVHGAGVPVLVVRHGVLRHGTSLKLLLGFDSANAEMQADVLSEFTWPAEASGCVAAVVETMLASPLPDWLEQQARDAESEVLAQAWVRKHEHELESRRNQLAAYQQQLPAPFQKTPPLVIEGHPAEEILKFIDSESIDLVIIGRTVSGAMKRMLMGSTSIKVLTHAPCSVLVIPPLERP
- the epmB gene encoding EF-P beta-lysylation protein EpmB; protein product: MILSAVESPARSQHPAPSAWQNAMKEAVRDPRELCRLLGLPDEFVRPAIRAARLFPLFAPRSYIERIEPGNPHDPLLRQILPLEAEEYSPAGFTDDPVGDLAAAKAPGLLHKYHGRVLLVTTGACAVHCRYCFRRHFPYEQSPPSAAAWSESIRVVAADESIREVILSGGDPLTVVDPLLAELAERLAAIPHVARLRIHTRLPIMIPERINDDLLDWLRGTRLTPIVVIHANHPAELQGTAADAVGRLVDAGIPVLNQSVLLRGVNDDLETLVALSERLVDLRAMPYYLHQLDRVTGAAHFEVPIARGLELMEGLRARLPGYAVPRYVQEQAGWPHKIPLK